In one window of Gossypium arboreum isolate Shixiya-1 chromosome 4, ASM2569848v2, whole genome shotgun sequence DNA:
- the LOC108458451 gene encoding purple acid phosphatase 22-like isoform X1, whose translation MLSFFFFSIFLKISPLLQAYPKGFQVTSLTPLQPNFLHIFKIQPSAPRTPSSYYKPPSLFMSFPTSSNHKLQKMENPIWQNPHFFPLLLTCTFFLFPLQPSLSAGLQDDYIRQPPGKVVVALHLRSKSDPQQVHASLAGKEYMRISWVTDEKDVASKVEYGKVSGKYEAMAVGNHTSYHYFFYSSGKIHHVKIGPLEPATTYYYRCGGHSPEFSFRTPPQIFPIEFVVVGDLGQTEWTASTLSHVDSKDYDVFLLAGDLSYADTQQPLWDSFGRLVEPYASRRPWMVTEGNHEIETFPIIYPHGFKAYNARWLMPYQESGSTSNLYYSFDVAGSHIIMLGSYTDFDEDSVQYKWLESDLRKVDRKKTPWVIVLLHAPWYNTNLAHKGEGESMRKAMEDLLYRARVDVVFAGHVHAYERFTRIYNNKADQCGPLYITVGDGGNREGLALMFENPTPEVSVYREPSFGHGRLRVVDESRAHWSWHRNNDSDSFVADEVWLQSLTTTKSCWHNTANTDGSKSKVNKDEL comes from the exons ATGctgagtttttttttcttttccatttttttaaaaatctcgCCATTGCTGCAAGCATATCCAAAAGGATTCCAAGTGACTTCCTTGACGCCATTGCAACCTAATTTTTTACATATTTTCAAGATTCAACCTAGCGCTCCAAGGACCCCTTCTTCTTATTATAAACCTCCATCCCTCTTCATGTCTTTCCCAACTTCATCCAATCATAAACTGCAAAAAATGGAGAACCCAATATGGCAAAACCCTCATTTCTTCCCTCTCCTTTTAACATGCACCTTCTTCTTATTCCCTTTACAACCCTCACTTTCGGCCGGTTTGCAAGACGATTACATCCGACAGCCACCCGGAAAAGTCGTTGTCGCTCTCCACCTCCGATCCAAATCCGACCCTCAGCAG GTACATGCTTCTCTTGCAGGCAAAGAATACATGAGAATCAGTTGGGTTACAGATGAGAAAGACGTGGCGTCGAAGGTCGAATATGGGAAGGTCTCAGGGAAATATGAGGCAATGGCTGTAGGAAACCATACCTCATATCATTACTTCTTTTACAGTTCCGGTAAGATACATCATGTTAAAATTGGACCCTTGGAGCCAGCAACCACTTATTACTATAGGTGTGGTGGTCATAGCCCTGAATTTTCATTCAGGACACCTCCACAAATTTTTCCCATTGAATTTGTTGTGGTTG GTGATCTTGGACAAACAGAATGGACTGCCTCAACTCTATCGCATGTCGACAGCAAGGACTATGATGTGTTCTTATTAGCAGGCGACCTATCTTATGCGGACACACAACAACCACTATGGGACTCATTTGGCCGTCTGGTGGAGCCCTACGCTAGCCGCCGCCCATGGATGGTGACGGAAGGGAACCATGAGATTGAAACTTTCCCAATAATTTATCCTCATGGTTTCAAAGCCTATAATGCCCGTTGGCTAATGCCATACCAAGAAAGTGGGTCGACCTCAAATCTCTATTATTCCTTCGATGTTGCCGGTTCCCATATCATAATGTTAGGCTCTTACACGGATTTTGACGAGGATTCAGTTCAATACAAGTGGCTTGAATCTGATTTGCGTAAGGTTGATAGGAAGAAGACGCCATGGGTTATTGTGCTATTGCATGCGCCATGGTATAACACTAATTTGGCTCATAAAGGAGAAGGGGAAAGCATGAGAAAAGCTATGGAAGATTTGTTGTATAGGGCACGAGTTGATGTGGTTTTTGCAGGCCATGTTCATGCATATGAACGATTT ACTAGGATTTATAACAACAAAGCTGATCAATGTGGGCCTTTATATATAACCGTTGGTGATGGAGGAAACCGAGAAGGACTTGCATTAAT GTTTGAGAATCCAACACCAGAAGTTTCGGTTTATAGGGAACCAAGCTTTGGACATGGTCGGCTAAGGGTGGTAGACGAAAGTCGAGCACATTGGTCGTGGCATCGCAACAATGATTCTGATTCATTCGTGGCCGATGAGGTTTGGCTACAAAGTTTAACCACAACTAAATCATGTTGGCACAATACCGCAAATACAGATGGCTCAAAGTCAAAGGTTAACAAAGACGAActataa
- the LOC108458451 gene encoding purple acid phosphatase 22-like isoform X2: protein MLSFFFFSIFLKISPLLQAYPKGFQVTSLTPLQPNFLHIFKIQPSAPRTPSSYYKPPSLFMSFPTSSNHKLQKMENPIWQNPHFFPLLLTCTFFLFPLQPSLSAGLQDDYIRQPPGKVVVALHLRSKSDPQQVHASLAGKEYMRISWVTDEKDVASKVEYGKVSGKYEAMAVGNHTSYHYFFYSSGDLGQTEWTASTLSHVDSKDYDVFLLAGDLSYADTQQPLWDSFGRLVEPYASRRPWMVTEGNHEIETFPIIYPHGFKAYNARWLMPYQESGSTSNLYYSFDVAGSHIIMLGSYTDFDEDSVQYKWLESDLRKVDRKKTPWVIVLLHAPWYNTNLAHKGEGESMRKAMEDLLYRARVDVVFAGHVHAYERFTRIYNNKADQCGPLYITVGDGGNREGLALMFENPTPEVSVYREPSFGHGRLRVVDESRAHWSWHRNNDSDSFVADEVWLQSLTTTKSCWHNTANTDGSKSKVNKDEL from the exons ATGctgagtttttttttcttttccatttttttaaaaatctcgCCATTGCTGCAAGCATATCCAAAAGGATTCCAAGTGACTTCCTTGACGCCATTGCAACCTAATTTTTTACATATTTTCAAGATTCAACCTAGCGCTCCAAGGACCCCTTCTTCTTATTATAAACCTCCATCCCTCTTCATGTCTTTCCCAACTTCATCCAATCATAAACTGCAAAAAATGGAGAACCCAATATGGCAAAACCCTCATTTCTTCCCTCTCCTTTTAACATGCACCTTCTTCTTATTCCCTTTACAACCCTCACTTTCGGCCGGTTTGCAAGACGATTACATCCGACAGCCACCCGGAAAAGTCGTTGTCGCTCTCCACCTCCGATCCAAATCCGACCCTCAGCAG GTACATGCTTCTCTTGCAGGCAAAGAATACATGAGAATCAGTTGGGTTACAGATGAGAAAGACGTGGCGTCGAAGGTCGAATATGGGAAGGTCTCAGGGAAATATGAGGCAATGGCTGTAGGAAACCATACCTCATATCATTACTTCTTTTACAGTTCCG GTGATCTTGGACAAACAGAATGGACTGCCTCAACTCTATCGCATGTCGACAGCAAGGACTATGATGTGTTCTTATTAGCAGGCGACCTATCTTATGCGGACACACAACAACCACTATGGGACTCATTTGGCCGTCTGGTGGAGCCCTACGCTAGCCGCCGCCCATGGATGGTGACGGAAGGGAACCATGAGATTGAAACTTTCCCAATAATTTATCCTCATGGTTTCAAAGCCTATAATGCCCGTTGGCTAATGCCATACCAAGAAAGTGGGTCGACCTCAAATCTCTATTATTCCTTCGATGTTGCCGGTTCCCATATCATAATGTTAGGCTCTTACACGGATTTTGACGAGGATTCAGTTCAATACAAGTGGCTTGAATCTGATTTGCGTAAGGTTGATAGGAAGAAGACGCCATGGGTTATTGTGCTATTGCATGCGCCATGGTATAACACTAATTTGGCTCATAAAGGAGAAGGGGAAAGCATGAGAAAAGCTATGGAAGATTTGTTGTATAGGGCACGAGTTGATGTGGTTTTTGCAGGCCATGTTCATGCATATGAACGATTT ACTAGGATTTATAACAACAAAGCTGATCAATGTGGGCCTTTATATATAACCGTTGGTGATGGAGGAAACCGAGAAGGACTTGCATTAAT GTTTGAGAATCCAACACCAGAAGTTTCGGTTTATAGGGAACCAAGCTTTGGACATGGTCGGCTAAGGGTGGTAGACGAAAGTCGAGCACATTGGTCGTGGCATCGCAACAATGATTCTGATTCATTCGTGGCCGATGAGGTTTGGCTACAAAGTTTAACCACAACTAAATCATGTTGGCACAATACCGCAAATACAGATGGCTCAAAGTCAAAGGTTAACAAAGACGAActataa